The Haloferax sp. Atlit-12N genome window below encodes:
- a CDS encoding 50S ribosomal protein L5, which translates to MSEADFHAMRDPRIEKVVVHMGVGEGGRELAKAEDILEEITGQESVRTISGRASQDFGVRRGEPVGAKVTLRGDTAVEFLETALPIADLSVSSFDQTGNFGFGVEEHTEFPSQEYDPQIGIYGLDVTVNLVRPGYRVKKRDKRSRQIPSSHRMTVEDAVAFIESTFDVEVEE; encoded by the coding sequence ATGAGCGAGGCTGACTTCCACGCGATGCGCGACCCGCGCATCGAGAAGGTCGTCGTCCACATGGGCGTCGGCGAAGGTGGTCGCGAACTCGCCAAGGCCGAGGACATCCTCGAGGAGATTACCGGTCAGGAGAGCGTCCGCACGATCTCCGGCCGCGCCTCGCAGGACTTCGGCGTCCGCCGCGGCGAACCCGTCGGCGCGAAGGTCACCCTCCGTGGTGACACCGCCGTCGAGTTCCTCGAAACCGCACTCCCCATCGCGGACCTCTCCGTCTCGTCGTTCGACCAGACGGGCAACTTCGGCTTCGGCGTCGAAGAGCACACGGAGTTCCCGAGCCAGGAGTACGACCCGCAGATCGGTATCTACGGGCTGGACGTGACGGTTAACCTCGTCCGCCCCGGCTACCGAGTGAAAAAGCGCGACAAGCGTTCCCGTCAGATTCCGTCGTCCCACCGGATGACCGTCGAGGACGCCGTCGCGTTCATCGAGTCCACGTTCGACGTGGAGGTTGAAGAATGA
- a CDS encoding 30S ribosomal protein S14, whose product MSDSETEQTGEHASRRTGQENECRRCGRKQGLVSKYDINLCRQCFREIAREMGFKKYR is encoded by the coding sequence ATGAGCGATAGCGAAACAGAACAGACGGGCGAGCACGCATCCCGCCGCACCGGCCAGGAGAACGAGTGCCGGCGCTGCGGTCGAAAGCAGGGACTTGTCAGCAAGTACGACATCAACCTGTGCCGCCAGTGCTTCCGAGAGATCGCCCGCGAGATGGGATTCAAGAAGTACCGATAA
- a CDS encoding 30S ribosomal protein S8 — protein sequence MADNDPLSSALSGVDNAESVGHLSHEIQPASNIIGSVLEVFYDRGYIDGFEFVDDGKAGLFEVELKGAINDCGVVKPRYSAGADDFEKWEKRFLPARDYGALIVTTSHGVMSHYEAREKGIGGQIIAYVY from the coding sequence ATGGCTGACAACGACCCACTCAGTAGCGCTCTCTCCGGTGTGGACAACGCCGAGAGCGTCGGACACCTGTCCCACGAGATCCAGCCCGCCTCCAACATCATCGGCTCCGTCCTCGAGGTCTTCTACGACCGCGGGTACATCGACGGCTTCGAGTTCGTCGACGACGGCAAGGCCGGTCTGTTCGAGGTCGAACTGAAAGGCGCAATCAACGATTGTGGCGTCGTCAAGCCCCGGTATTCCGCCGGAGCCGACGACTTCGAGAAATGGGAGAAGCGATTCCTCCCCGCCCGTGACTACGGCGCGCTCATCGTCACGACGAGCCACGGCGTCATGAGCCATTACGAGGCCCGCGAGAAGGGCATCGGTGGCCAGATCATCGCCTACGTCTACTAG
- a CDS encoding 50S ribosomal protein L6, producing MSRIEIEIPDEVSAEVKNLELTIEGPNGSVTKRLWYPNVSVSAEDDAIVIESDVENAKTNATIGTFESHVNNMLHGATEGWEYKMEVHYAHFPMQVSVEGSDVVIKNFLGEKSPRRAQIRGDTDVQVDGEELTLTGSNKEDVGQTAADIEQLTRVKDKDTRVFTDGVYITQKPQTGDA from the coding sequence ATGAGCCGAATAGAAATCGAAATCCCGGACGAGGTATCCGCCGAGGTCAAAAACCTCGAGCTCACCATCGAGGGCCCCAACGGAAGCGTCACCAAGCGCCTCTGGTACCCGAACGTCTCGGTCTCCGCCGAAGACGACGCTATCGTCATCGAGAGCGACGTCGAGAACGCGAAGACTAACGCGACCATCGGTACCTTCGAGAGCCACGTGAACAACATGCTTCACGGCGCGACCGAGGGGTGGGAGTACAAGATGGAAGTCCACTACGCTCACTTCCCGATGCAGGTTAGCGTCGAAGGTAGCGACGTGGTCATCAAGAACTTCCTCGGCGAGAAGTCCCCGCGACGAGCGCAGATTCGCGGCGACACGGACGTACAGGTCGACGGCGAAGAACTCACCCTGACGGGCTCCAACAAGGAGGACGTCGGGCAGACCGCCGCCGACATCGAACAACTCACCCGCGTCAAGGACAAGGACACTCGCGTGTTCACCGACGGCGTGTACATCACCCAGAAACCGCAGACTGGTGATGCCTAA
- a CDS encoding 50S ribosomal protein L32e: MSEEITELEDISGVGPSKADALREAGFESVDDVQAASQSELAEVDGIGNALAARIKADVGGLEVSDEAEAEVEDESEAEPEEEEAEDVETELQPRGHADKKPQLDDETAEALAQKRREGKPQFNRQDYHKKKRTPTSWRRPRGGLSKQRIGIKGKGPKVEAGYRTPKAARGLHPSGFEEVRVFNTDDLEGIDGDTQAVRIASSVGARKRERIEEACEDREIRVLNPTYVEVEVDN; encoded by the coding sequence ATGTCGGAAGAAATCACCGAACTCGAAGACATCAGCGGCGTCGGCCCGTCGAAGGCCGACGCGCTCCGCGAAGCCGGCTTCGAGAGCGTCGACGACGTACAGGCCGCGAGCCAGTCCGAACTGGCCGAGGTCGACGGCATCGGGAACGCGCTCGCCGCGCGTATCAAAGCCGACGTCGGTGGCCTCGAGGTCTCCGACGAGGCCGAGGCCGAAGTCGAAGACGAGTCCGAAGCCGAGCCTGAGGAAGAGGAAGCCGAAGACGTCGAAACGGAGCTTCAGCCCCGCGGTCACGCGGACAAGAAGCCCCAGCTCGACGACGAAACCGCGGAAGCCCTGGCGCAGAAGCGCCGCGAAGGCAAGCCGCAGTTCAACCGGCAGGACTACCACAAGAAGAAGCGCACGCCCACGTCGTGGCGTCGCCCCCGTGGTGGTCTCTCCAAACAGCGTATCGGCATCAAGGGCAAGGGCCCCAAGGTCGAGGCGGGCTACCGCACGCCGAAGGCCGCCCGCGGCCTTCACCCGTCGGGCTTCGAGGAGGTCCGCGTGTTCAACACGGACGACCTCGAAGGCATCGACGGCGATACGCAGGCAGTTCGCATCGCCTCCTCGGTCGGCGCGCGCAAGCGCGAGCGCATCGAGGAAGCGTGTGAGGACCGCGAGATTCGCGTCCTCAACCCCACCTACGTCGAAGTAGAGGTGGATAACTGA
- a CDS encoding 50S ribosomal protein L19e, giving the protein MTDLKAQKRMAADVLDVGKGRVWFDPEEQAEIAEAITREDIRELVDEGTIRAKDAKGNSKGRARERAAKRSYGHRKGAGSRKGRSGARQNKKDAWVSRIRAQRRRLKELREDGTLDRSQYRSLYNKASGGEFDSVDRLEAYIQNNYQVEIQ; this is encoded by the coding sequence ATGACGGACCTCAAAGCGCAGAAGCGAATGGCGGCCGACGTCCTCGACGTCGGCAAGGGTCGAGTTTGGTTCGACCCCGAGGAACAGGCCGAAATCGCGGAGGCCATCACGCGCGAAGACATCCGTGAACTCGTCGACGAGGGCACGATTCGCGCCAAGGACGCCAAGGGCAACTCGAAAGGTCGCGCACGCGAGCGCGCCGCCAAGCGTTCCTACGGTCACCGCAAGGGTGCCGGCTCCCGCAAGGGCCGTTCCGGCGCTCGACAGAACAAGAAAGACGCATGGGTCAGCCGAATCCGCGCCCAGCGCCGTCGCCTGAAGGAGCTTCGCGAGGACGGAACGCTCGACCGTTCCCAGTACCGCTCGCTCTACAACAAGGCGTCCGGTGGCGAATTCGATAGCGTGGACCGGCTTGAAGCGTACATTCAGAACAACTACCAGGTGGAGATTCAATAA
- a CDS encoding 50S ribosomal protein L18, whose product MATGPRYKVPMRRRREVRTDYHQRLRLLKSGKPRLVARVSNKHVRAQLVTPGPQGDETHAAATSADLDEYGWEAPTGNLPSAYLTGYLAGKRALAAGVEEAVLDIGLNTATPGNKVFAVQEGAIDAGLEIPHNDAVLADWDRNRGVHIAEYAEQLDEPLYSGDFDATNLPDHFDEVLGNLQEDE is encoded by the coding sequence ATGGCGACCGGACCACGATACAAGGTTCCGATGCGGCGTCGCCGCGAAGTCCGGACCGATTACCATCAAAGGTTGCGCCTGCTGAAATCGGGCAAGCCCCGCCTCGTTGCTCGCGTGAGCAACAAGCACGTCAGGGCGCAGCTGGTCACTCCGGGCCCGCAGGGCGACGAGACCCACGCTGCAGCGACCTCTGCTGACCTCGACGAGTACGGCTGGGAAGCCCCCACGGGCAACCTCCCGAGCGCGTACCTCACGGGGTATCTGGCAGGTAAGCGGGCGCTGGCCGCCGGCGTCGAGGAAGCGGTCCTCGACATCGGCCTCAACACGGCCACGCCCGGAAACAAGGTCTTCGCGGTGCAGGAGGGTGCTATCGACGCTGGCCTCGAAATCCCCCACAACGACGCAGTACTCGCTGACTGGGACCGCAACCGCGGTGTCCACATCGCCGAGTACGCAGAGCAGCTCGACGAGCCGCTCTACAGTGGAGACTTCGATGCCACGAACCTCCCCGACCACTTCGACGAAGTGCTCGGGAACCTTCAGGAGGACGAATGA
- a CDS encoding 30S ribosomal protein S5 yields MSRNNNGWEPRTRLGRMVQNGDVTSMDQALETGLPLKEPQLVDQLLPGLDDEVLDINMVQRMTDSGRRVKFRCVVAVGNRDGYLGYAEARDDQVGGAIQKAIEVAKLNIIKVDRGSGSWEDRAGGLNSLSRKAEGKAGSVTVRIIPAPQGLGLAAAETVRNILELAGIQDAWTKSDGNTRTTVNLAKATYNALKNASQSRTPQRAREVRQEVRE; encoded by the coding sequence ATGAGCAGAAATAACAACGGCTGGGAGCCGCGAACGCGGCTCGGCCGCATGGTGCAGAACGGCGACGTCACGTCGATGGACCAGGCGCTCGAGACGGGACTTCCGCTTAAGGAACCCCAGCTCGTCGACCAGCTCCTTCCCGGACTGGACGACGAGGTGCTCGACATCAACATGGTCCAGCGCATGACCGACTCCGGCCGCCGGGTGAAGTTCCGGTGTGTCGTCGCAGTCGGGAACCGTGACGGCTACCTCGGCTACGCTGAGGCCCGCGACGACCAGGTCGGCGGTGCCATCCAGAAAGCCATCGAGGTGGCGAAACTGAACATCATCAAGGTAGACCGCGGCTCGGGGTCGTGGGAAGACCGCGCAGGCGGCCTCAACTCCCTCTCGCGCAAGGCAGAGGGCAAGGCCGGCTCCGTGACGGTCCGCATCATCCCCGCCCCGCAGGGTCTCGGCCTCGCGGCCGCAGAGACCGTCCGGAACATCCTCGAACTCGCCGGCATCCAGGACGCCTGGACCAAGAGCGACGGGAACACCCGGACCACGGTCAACCTCGCGAAGGCGACCTACAACGCGCTCAAGAACGCGTCGCAGTCCCGTACGCCCCAGCGCGCTCGTGAAGTGCGTCAGGAGGTGCGCGAATAA
- a CDS encoding 50S ribosomal protein L30, translated as MQAIVQLRGEVNIAQDVRDTLTMLNIHRVNHATFVPETDAYRGMISKVNDFVAHGEPSVDVVETLISTRAEPEQGDGDITDEWVSENTDYDDVAALAQAIVDEETTLRKQGVSPVLRLHPPRGGHRGQKHVTKEGGQLGKHSTEQIDELLEDMR; from the coding sequence ATGCAGGCTATCGTTCAGCTTCGCGGTGAGGTCAACATCGCACAGGACGTCCGCGACACGCTCACGATGCTCAACATCCACCGCGTGAACCACGCGACGTTCGTGCCGGAAACGGACGCCTACCGCGGGATGATCTCGAAGGTCAACGACTTCGTCGCGCACGGCGAGCCGAGCGTCGACGTCGTCGAGACCCTCATCAGCACGCGCGCCGAGCCCGAGCAGGGCGACGGCGACATCACCGACGAGTGGGTCTCCGAGAACACCGACTACGACGACGTGGCCGCGCTCGCGCAGGCCATCGTCGACGAGGAGACGACGCTGCGAAAGCAGGGCGTCTCCCCCGTGCTCCGTCTGCACCCGCCGCGTGGCGGCCACCGCGGACAGAAGCACGTCACCAAGGAAGGTGGCCAGCTCGGTAAGCACAGCACCGAACAGATCGACGAACTCCTGGAGGACATGCGATGA
- a CDS encoding uL15m family ribosomal protein — MTSKKRRQRGSRTHSGGTHKNRRGAGHRGGRGRAGRDKHEFHNYEPLGKHGFKRPDVLQDDVAEVKIQKLDEDAALLAADGVAEKDGDTYTIDARDVAEDGWEADVVKVLGGGQVRNELHVVADAFTAGAVELIEEAGGNAELSERAEEAAEAEESADADEDDEE; from the coding sequence ATGACGTCCAAGAAGCGACGCCAACGCGGTTCCCGCACGCACAGCGGCGGTACGCACAAGAACCGACGCGGTGCCGGTCACCGCGGCGGTCGCGGCCGCGCCGGACGCGACAAACACGAGTTCCACAACTACGAGCCGCTCGGCAAGCACGGCTTCAAGCGACCTGACGTCCTGCAGGACGACGTCGCCGAAGTCAAGATCCAGAAGCTCGACGAGGACGCAGCGCTCCTCGCGGCCGACGGAGTCGCCGAGAAGGATGGCGACACCTACACCATTGACGCCCGCGACGTGGCCGAGGACGGCTGGGAAGCGGATGTCGTGAAGGTGCTCGGTGGCGGGCAGGTTCGTAACGAACTGCACGTCGTCGCCGACGCCTTCACGGCCGGTGCCGTCGAACTCATCGAAGAGGCTGGCGGCAACGCCGAACTCTCCGAACGTGCCGAAGAAGCGGCGGAGGCCGAGGAATCGGCCGACGCTGACGAGGACGACGAGGAATAA
- the secY gene encoding preprotein translocase subunit SecY, translated as MGWKDAAEPVLARMPAVARPEGHVPFRRKLGWTGGILVLYFFLTNVTLFGVDAATANDLFGQFRSILAGQQGSVLQLGIGPIVTASIVLQLLGGADLLGLDTDNSPRDQILYQGLQKLLVGVMIVLTGLPMVFAGNFLPADQAVAASLGIGTLGVKGLIFAQIAVGGVLILFMDEIVSKWGVGSGVGLFIIAGVSQQLVGGLFSWEGLGGASGFFPTWIGIITGAIELPASPTDLLSTIFLGQGQLLALITTVLIFGIVVYAESVRVEIPLSHARVKGARGRFPVKLIYASVLPMILVRALQANIQFLGRILNNSWAAMPAWLGQYTSGQVTGGLFYYLAPIQSRSDWMWFLGLTSADPLDIAIRVLIDLVFMIVGGAVFAIFWVETTGMGPESTARQIQNSGMQIPGFRRNPQVIEKVMERYIPQVTVIGGALVGLLAVMANMLGTIGAVSGTGLLLTVSITYKLYEEIAEEQLMEMHPMMRNMFGSE; from the coding sequence ATGGGATGGAAGGACGCCGCCGAACCAGTGCTGGCGCGGATGCCCGCAGTCGCCCGACCGGAGGGACACGTACCGTTCCGCCGGAAGCTCGGGTGGACTGGTGGCATCCTCGTTCTGTACTTCTTCCTGACGAACGTGACGCTGTTCGGCGTCGACGCCGCGACCGCGAACGACCTGTTCGGTCAGTTCCGGTCCATCTTGGCCGGCCAGCAGGGCTCGGTGCTCCAACTGGGTATCGGTCCAATCGTCACGGCGAGCATCGTCCTACAACTGCTTGGCGGTGCTGACCTGCTCGGGCTCGACACGGACAACAGCCCGCGCGACCAGATCCTCTATCAGGGACTGCAGAAGCTGCTCGTCGGGGTCATGATCGTCCTGACGGGTCTGCCGATGGTGTTTGCCGGCAACTTCCTGCCGGCCGACCAGGCCGTAGCGGCGTCGCTCGGCATCGGTACGCTCGGCGTGAAGGGTCTCATCTTCGCGCAGATCGCCGTCGGTGGTGTCCTCATCCTGTTCATGGACGAGATCGTCAGCAAGTGGGGCGTCGGCTCCGGGGTCGGCCTGTTCATTATCGCCGGCGTCAGCCAGCAGCTCGTCGGTGGGCTGTTCAGCTGGGAGGGCCTCGGCGGCGCGTCCGGGTTCTTCCCGACGTGGATCGGCATCATCACCGGTGCCATCGAACTGCCGGCCTCGCCGACCGACCTGCTGTCGACGATTTTCCTCGGTCAGGGACAGCTGCTCGCGCTCATCACGACGGTGCTCATCTTCGGCATCGTCGTCTACGCCGAGAGCGTCCGCGTCGAGATTCCCCTCTCGCACGCCCGTGTGAAGGGTGCCCGCGGTCGCTTCCCGGTCAAGCTCATCTACGCGAGCGTCCTGCCGATGATCCTCGTCCGCGCCCTGCAGGCGAACATCCAGTTCCTCGGGCGCATCCTCAACAACTCGTGGGCGGCCATGCCAGCGTGGCTCGGCCAGTACACGAGCGGACAGGTCACCGGTGGCCTGTTCTACTACCTCGCGCCTATCCAGTCGCGGTCCGACTGGATGTGGTTCCTCGGGCTCACGTCGGCCGACCCGCTCGACATCGCCATCCGCGTGCTCATCGACCTGGTCTTCATGATCGTCGGTGGCGCGGTGTTCGCGATATTCTGGGTCGAGACGACGGGCATGGGTCCGGAATCGACCGCGCGACAGATTCAGAACTCCGGGATGCAGATCCCTGGGTTCCGACGTAACCCGCAGGTCATCGAGAAGGTCATGGAGCGGTACATCCCGCAAGTGACCGTCATCGGTGGCGCGCTCGTCGGCCTGCTCGCCGTCATGGCGAACATGCTCGGCACCATCGGCGCAGTCTCCGGGACGGGGCTGCTCCTTACGGTCTCCATCACGTACAAGCTGTACGAGGAGATCGCGGAGGAACAGCTCATGGAGATGCACCCGATGATGCGCAACATGTTCGGCTCCGAATAG
- a CDS encoding alpha/beta hydrolase: MSAWRHRGERPAARGPRRPSHFEYSRVSLTFESEGTNCAGWLYRPDGVESPPVVVMAGELAAERRFGLRPYAERLAEAGYASFLFDYRNTGDSDGEPRNLVDPDSQVADWHAALDGLRGRDEIDSRSLVLWGAGLSGGYALRAAAEDGRVAAVVAQNPMLDGKAVTRGRGVKGTLAAVAAGVRDKLQSRLLGPYRVPVVGDGSSMAVFEDPGVRAAYRDLVPPGSAWRDETPARLFLSLLRYRALSDPEAVTCPTLLVSGTRDDLAPADAVAALADELPESTLVELPAGHFDHYDRAFEQTFGHLLSFLRTVR, encoded by the coding sequence GTGAGCGCGTGGCGTCACCGCGGCGAGCGCCCCGCCGCACGCGGCCCGCGTCGGCCCTCGCACTTCGAGTACTCGCGCGTCTCGCTGACGTTCGAGAGCGAGGGGACGAACTGCGCGGGTTGGCTCTACCGCCCCGACGGCGTCGAGTCGCCGCCGGTGGTCGTCATGGCCGGCGAACTCGCCGCGGAGCGTCGCTTCGGGCTCCGACCTTACGCGGAGCGACTAGCCGAGGCGGGCTACGCGTCGTTCCTCTTCGACTACCGGAACACCGGTGACTCCGACGGAGAGCCCCGGAATCTCGTGGACCCCGACTCGCAGGTCGCCGACTGGCACGCCGCGCTCGACGGCCTCCGTGGACGCGACGAAATCGACTCGCGCTCGCTCGTCCTCTGGGGGGCGGGGCTCTCCGGCGGCTACGCGCTCCGCGCAGCGGCCGAAGACGGTCGGGTCGCCGCGGTCGTCGCCCAGAACCCCATGCTCGACGGAAAGGCGGTCACACGGGGCCGAGGCGTCAAAGGGACGCTCGCGGCGGTCGCCGCCGGCGTCCGCGACAAACTCCAGTCGCGGCTCCTCGGCCCGTATCGCGTCCCCGTCGTCGGCGACGGCTCGTCGATGGCCGTCTTCGAGGACCCCGGGGTGCGCGCCGCCTACCGCGACCTCGTGCCGCCGGGGAGCGCGTGGCGCGACGAGACGCCCGCTCGGTTGTTCCTCTCGCTGCTCCGCTACCGGGCGCTTTCCGACCCGGAGGCCGTCACCTGCCCGACGCTTCTCGTCTCGGGGACGCGCGACGACCTCGCGCCCGCGGACGCGGTGGCCGCCCTCGCCGACGAGCTACCGGAGTCGACGCTGGTCGAACTCCCCGCCGGCCACTTCGACCACTACGACCGGGCGTTCGAACAGACGTTCGGCCACCTCCTGTCGTTCCTCCGAACGGTTCGCTGA
- a CDS encoding TIGR00300 family protein has product MTFTRTVELDGHIIDSGMMQQAMGIVMDLGGDFDVEQFDVGRQKDQTSYCRMSVTADDRETLQEILHELHQIGANLTDPVDARVEASPADRVVPVGFYSTTNHPTDVRYQGEWLPVEDIEMDCAIVVEETDDGPRAYTKVLNGIEEGDLVVTDEAGIRVKPPERPRDASGPFGFMQGGVSSERPSESLIGEVADALRETKADGGNVLVVAGPALIHSGGGDALAELVREGYVDMISAGNGFATHDIERGLYGTSLGMDMETMEHPRKGHKHHIYTISEVIRAGGIAEAVEEGLIKEGVMYECVKNDVPYVLAGSIRDDGPLPDTITDTIEAQNAIREQAHRADMVLMLSTLLHSVAVGNCLPSTAKTVCVDINPATVTQLLDRGSSQAIGMVTDIGTFVPTLAEKVLDADGEN; this is encoded by the coding sequence ATGACGTTCACGCGCACGGTCGAACTCGACGGCCACATCATCGACTCGGGGATGATGCAACAGGCCATGGGTATCGTGATGGACCTCGGCGGCGACTTCGACGTCGAGCAGTTCGACGTCGGACGGCAGAAAGACCAGACCTCCTACTGCCGCATGTCGGTGACCGCGGACGACCGCGAGACGCTCCAGGAGATACTGCACGAACTCCACCAAATCGGCGCGAACCTCACGGACCCCGTGGACGCCCGCGTCGAGGCTTCGCCGGCCGACCGGGTCGTCCCCGTGGGCTTTTACTCGACGACCAACCACCCGACCGACGTTCGGTATCAAGGCGAGTGGCTCCCTGTCGAGGACATCGAGATGGACTGCGCGATAGTCGTCGAGGAGACCGACGACGGCCCCCGGGCCTACACGAAAGTCCTCAACGGCATCGAGGAGGGCGACCTCGTCGTCACCGACGAGGCGGGGATTCGCGTCAAGCCGCCGGAGCGGCCCCGCGACGCCTCGGGTCCCTTCGGGTTCATGCAGGGCGGCGTCTCCTCGGAGCGCCCCTCGGAGTCGCTCATCGGCGAGGTCGCCGACGCGCTCCGCGAGACCAAAGCCGACGGCGGGAACGTCCTCGTCGTCGCCGGACCGGCGCTCATCCACTCGGGCGGCGGCGACGCCCTCGCCGAACTCGTCCGCGAGGGCTACGTGGACATGATTTCCGCCGGGAACGGCTTCGCCACCCACGACATCGAACGCGGGCTGTACGGCACCTCTCTCGGGATGGACATGGAGACGATGGAACACCCCCGAAAGGGCCACAAACACCACATCTACACCATCAGCGAGGTCATCCGCGCCGGCGGCATCGCCGAGGCGGTCGAGGAGGGACTCATCAAAGAGGGTGTGATGTACGAGTGCGTGAAAAACGACGTACCGTACGTCCTCGCGGGGTCGATTCGGGACGACGGCCCGCTTCCGGACACCATCACCGACACCATCGAGGCGCAGAACGCCATCCGCGAGCAGGCCCACCGCGCCGACATGGTGCTCATGCTCTCGACGCTTCTGCACTCCGTCGCCGTCGGCAACTGCCTGCCCTCGACGGCGAAGACCGTCTGCGTCGACATCAACCCCGCGACCGTCACGCAACTGCTCGACCGCGGCTCCTCGCAGGCCATCGGCATGGTCACGGACATCGGGACGTTCGTGCCGACGCTCGCCGAGAAGGTCCTCGACGCCGACGGCGAGAACTGA